A window of the Bacillota bacterium genome harbors these coding sequences:
- the cas2 gene encoding CRISPR-associated endonuclease Cas2 codes for MEGPALYIISYDVRDDKRRRRVHKTLEAYGYPVQFSVFEAQLRPSELVRLQFELTGKLAAEDSLIYYPLCERCREKVKRVGNTFDPFAAAARMVVAD; via the coding sequence ATGGAAGGACCGGCATTGTACATCATCAGCTACGATGTCCGCGACGACAAGCGGCGAAGGCGCGTCCACAAGACCCTCGAAGCCTATGGCTATCCGGTGCAGTTCAGCGTCTTTGAAGCACAGCTGCGTCCGTCAGAGCTCGTTCGGCTGCAATTCGAGCTTACCGGCAAGCTGGCCGCCGAGGACAGTCTCATCTACTATCCGCTCTGCGAACGGTGCCGCGAGAAGGTCAAGCGAGTGGGCAACACCTTTGACCCATTTGCTGCAGCGGCTCGCATGGTTGTCGCGGACTGA
- the cmr4 gene encoding type III-B CRISPR module RAMP protein Cmr4, translating into MLILYAQTYLHPGAGSATGVVDLPIQREVNTQFPYIAGSGIKGSLRDKAEALEGILEDVDLSDVGEGDDSGTAPASHGHDQERSGAQERLQRLRAGRARVSAVFGPEPRASDDYASCIAVGDAKILAMPVRSLTRTFFWVTSPIALARLERDLVAIGERPGWHIPAPQSETARVPQGCLVSGQLMLEELNFNVETDDGVGRIARYIATNLLPEGIGQTFVDKFTRDFAVVSDDDFTHLVRFGTQVSARIALNSRKTTTGDGGNLWYEETLPPETILCSLLFANTPRNAGQAGAPFGSAAEAMRYVREVLADGYLQVGGNETLGQGWCLVRVR; encoded by the coding sequence ATGCTTATCCTCTATGCGCAGACCTATCTTCATCCCGGTGCCGGATCTGCTACAGGTGTTGTAGATCTGCCCATCCAGCGCGAGGTGAACACCCAGTTTCCTTACATCGCCGGTAGCGGGATCAAAGGAAGTCTGCGAGACAAGGCCGAAGCGCTGGAGGGAATCTTAGAAGATGTCGACCTTAGCGATGTTGGCGAGGGCGACGATAGTGGCACCGCCCCAGCTTCACACGGGCATGATCAAGAGAGGTCGGGAGCTCAAGAGAGACTACAGAGACTACGTGCCGGACGCGCTCGAGTAAGCGCTGTTTTCGGCCCCGAGCCACGAGCCAGCGATGACTATGCGAGCTGCATCGCAGTCGGGGACGCGAAGATTCTGGCCATGCCGGTGCGATCGCTCACCCGCACGTTCTTTTGGGTCACATCACCTATTGCGCTAGCACGTCTTGAGCGTGACCTTGTGGCAATCGGCGAGCGACCTGGTTGGCACATCCCCGCGCCGCAAAGTGAGACTGCGCGAGTGCCCCAGGGATGCCTGGTCAGCGGCCAATTGATGTTGGAGGAATTGAACTTCAACGTGGAAACCGATGATGGCGTCGGGAGAATCGCCAGGTATATTGCCACGAACCTGCTACCGGAGGGCATCGGACAGACGTTCGTGGACAAGTTCACGAGAGACTTTGCTGTGGTTTCTGATGACGACTTCACACACCTCGTCCGCTTCGGAACACAGGTCTCCGCCCGGATCGCCCTGAACAGCCGAAAGACCACCACGGGAGACGGCGGAAATCTATGGTATGAAGAGACCTTGCCGCCCGAGACGATCCTCTGCAGTCTACTATTTGCAAATACGCCGCGCAATGCAGGTCAGGCCGGCGCGCCATTTGGCAGCGCGGCAGAAGCCATGCGTTACGTGAGAGAAGTGTTGGCCGATGGGTATCTTCAGGTCGGGGGCAACGAGACTTTAGGCCAGGGCTGGTGCCTGGTCAGAGTGAGGTGA
- the csx2 gene encoding TIGR02221 family CRISPR-associated protein, which translates to MALLSDVLLFSIGIGGYNQTQYRIGNGLYQTRFSSLALYQAKRPDVVLVLATKRAYEETFPTLCQCASEIGLSLSDSNLVLIPDGRTEEEIQQVLDTIINCISPCDKVYLDITNSFRHLPFTYFSAIGFLTSLKQVDVEVYYAAFEQGKPEAPVLNLTSLIQLNDWYHALRDLQEAGDIHRLAGRICSEARHGRQTARELRHFAGQLAQLDKSLSSGLPLEAGLNAEAALTALEKVPAEQLRSFLKVGAEALRPLAKELENFAIYPGVSHKTQVGLSLSELERELGMIRWYVEHGQVDNALRLMREWVVNRVMLSHQEVDWLDLRTRDRYEWAINALRRRRTKGMVSGPPASDSSRASGLSASPTDSSTLDSLWATLAKARNAIAHCGFTRATVKGSSGAAGKTLRQIMKHWQDDSFWRLRRPLKCGRMLLTPLGTSPGQLYTAILRVEPEILFVLTSERALPGLREALQAADRLDLLPVELGGSEPNHVFIMADPYAGYLEWRKIDKDPRWSVVAPYSERIVCNVTGGTTVLWWCANALADSAYRLGVPVQKIAVVDRRSHDDQQQDPFVLGEMVTLSEPQTIAAVDECVECEEMVSDEDRKANKNPGEEDEARKQA; encoded by the coding sequence GTGGCGCTCTTGAGCGATGTTCTCCTTTTCTCAATCGGAATCGGAGGGTACAACCAAACCCAGTATCGCATCGGTAATGGCCTTTACCAAACCCGTTTTTCGTCGTTAGCCTTATATCAAGCAAAGCGACCAGACGTAGTACTAGTGTTGGCTACAAAACGTGCGTACGAGGAAACGTTTCCGACGCTGTGCCAGTGTGCGTCTGAGATCGGTCTTTCGTTAAGCGACAGCAACCTCGTCCTTATCCCGGATGGCCGAACGGAAGAGGAGATCCAGCAGGTCCTAGATACCATCATTAACTGCATAAGCCCGTGTGACAAGGTTTACCTGGACATAACCAATTCGTTTCGCCATCTTCCCTTTACCTACTTTAGTGCAATTGGTTTCCTAACCAGCTTGAAACAGGTAGATGTGGAAGTCTATTACGCCGCCTTCGAACAAGGGAAACCTGAAGCCCCCGTTCTCAATCTAACCTCTCTTATACAACTAAACGACTGGTACCACGCACTGCGCGATTTACAGGAGGCCGGCGACATTCACCGGTTAGCTGGGAGGATTTGCAGTGAGGCCAGGCACGGACGCCAAACCGCCAGAGAACTGCGCCATTTCGCGGGGCAGTTAGCACAGCTGGATAAGAGCCTCTCTTCGGGCCTTCCCCTCGAGGCTGGGCTCAATGCAGAGGCAGCATTGACTGCCCTGGAGAAAGTCCCTGCCGAGCAGTTGCGCTCGTTCCTGAAGGTAGGCGCAGAAGCTCTCCGCCCGCTTGCTAAAGAGCTCGAGAACTTTGCGATATATCCGGGGGTGTCTCACAAGACCCAGGTAGGGTTGAGCCTATCCGAGCTCGAAAGGGAGCTTGGCATGATTAGATGGTATGTTGAACATGGGCAGGTGGACAATGCCCTTAGGCTAATGCGCGAGTGGGTTGTCAACCGAGTCATGCTCAGCCATCAGGAGGTTGACTGGCTCGATCTCCGTACACGTGACCGTTACGAATGGGCTATCAATGCGCTCCGCAGGCGCCGTACCAAGGGTATGGTCAGTGGCCCTCCCGCCTCTGACAGCTCTCGAGCGTCCGGCCTTTCAGCCTCTCCGACTGATTCTTCGACCCTTGACTCATTGTGGGCTACGCTGGCGAAAGCTCGCAACGCGATTGCCCACTGCGGATTCACGAGAGCCACGGTCAAAGGAAGCAGCGGAGCTGCTGGAAAGACGTTACGCCAGATAATGAAGCACTGGCAGGACGACAGCTTTTGGAGATTGAGACGTCCGCTGAAGTGCGGTCGGATGCTATTGACTCCCCTGGGAACCAGCCCGGGGCAGCTGTACACAGCGATCTTGCGTGTTGAACCGGAGATCCTATTCGTGCTTACGTCGGAGCGTGCTCTACCAGGCCTGCGCGAAGCGCTTCAGGCAGCCGACAGACTTGACCTCCTGCCGGTGGAACTCGGGGGCAGCGAACCCAATCATGTGTTTATCATGGCTGACCCCTATGCAGGCTACCTAGAATGGCGGAAGATTGACAAGGATCCTCGATGGAGTGTCGTTGCGCCATATTCCGAGCGCATTGTCTGCAATGTCACGGGAGGCACCACGGTCCTATGGTGGTGCGCAAACGCACTCGCAGATTCGGCATACCGCCTTGGGGTCCCCGTGCAGAAGATAGCCGTTGTGGATCGGAGATCCCACGACGACCAGCAGCAGGACCCGTTCGTGCTGGGAGAGATGGTTACCCTCAGTGAGCCCCAGACGATAGCGGCCGTGGACGAGTGTGTGGAATGTGAGGAGATGGTATCAGACGAAGACCGGAAAGCCAACAAGAACCCGGGGGAAGAGGATGAGGCAAGGAAGCAAGCATAA
- the cas10 gene encoding type III-B CRISPR-associated protein Cas10/Cmr2 gives MDGPEEELKAAADAAREGLQRAWGRLAGGVWSFLSGLHIPQWGTPDLHHQWNIQVERQWEISWVISDDPVDLDRRKNWRVFNGFEDPGSRCSQCGERSALSKSRGGRYGEVRAFWEGIAEHANDADRGVLFQEGERLCAVCTIKRIYPLLPETLGHGLRPLTHFASTPTIAATEWVQSVLEAIRSASASSPSQPKGCKLRDAWERLLTIADQAGVQCPACHPDERPFECDGNLYYIDELVGQSGRFTQERSSKGLPLKKESLRPEITKAVRELKRTLGKGPIPVYALLAMDGDHMGAIVRSVKDPSQLSLALANFGSAVHDIVDEHHGRPVYVGGDDVLAFFPAMQAMRAADRIRKAYRDCFRQIGVSHATISAGIVFADMREPLRDVIAAAHRVLDDMAKAHAGRNAFAILLMKHSGSSAVMAKKWEEEKQDGSIIEWVDEIYSLADDIRREDISTSLLYALKNLLDAFVPERGLAPSCNDEHSLVQFVASEYLRNRLLPWPEGTTPEAKRQRAEQQARRLLAVAAVPGSTMRLNMDGPIIARFLSGRREVS, from the coding sequence ATGGACGGACCGGAGGAAGAATTAAAGGCAGCGGCCGACGCAGCTAGGGAAGGGCTCCAACGCGCGTGGGGACGGCTTGCTGGTGGAGTCTGGTCCTTCCTTTCGGGCTTGCACATTCCTCAATGGGGGACACCCGACCTGCATCACCAATGGAACATACAAGTCGAGCGTCAGTGGGAAATCTCGTGGGTCATATCAGATGATCCAGTCGACCTGGACCGACGCAAGAATTGGCGAGTCTTCAATGGATTTGAAGACCCGGGGTCGCGCTGTTCACAATGCGGCGAACGCTCTGCGCTGTCGAAAAGCCGCGGCGGACGCTACGGTGAGGTCAGAGCCTTCTGGGAAGGTATCGCTGAGCATGCGAACGATGCCGACCGCGGAGTGCTGTTTCAGGAAGGGGAGCGCCTGTGCGCAGTCTGTACGATCAAACGCATCTACCCGCTCTTGCCTGAAACGCTCGGGCACGGCCTCCGGCCACTGACGCACTTTGCGTCAACTCCTACGATAGCAGCGACGGAGTGGGTACAAAGCGTGCTTGAGGCGATCCGCAGTGCAAGCGCATCGTCACCGTCACAGCCGAAGGGATGTAAACTCCGGGACGCGTGGGAACGCCTGCTGACCATAGCTGACCAGGCTGGGGTCCAGTGCCCCGCTTGCCACCCAGACGAGCGCCCGTTCGAATGCGACGGCAACCTGTACTACATAGACGAACTAGTGGGGCAATCTGGGCGGTTCACCCAGGAACGGAGCAGTAAGGGGCTGCCGCTGAAGAAGGAGTCCTTGCGCCCGGAAATCACGAAGGCCGTTCGTGAGTTGAAACGAACACTCGGAAAAGGTCCCATTCCAGTCTACGCCTTGCTAGCCATGGACGGAGACCACATGGGCGCCATTGTGCGATCCGTCAAAGACCCCTCACAACTCTCTCTTGCACTTGCCAACTTCGGCAGTGCTGTGCATGACATTGTAGACGAGCACCATGGACGGCCCGTGTACGTTGGGGGCGACGACGTACTTGCTTTCTTCCCGGCCATGCAGGCCATGAGAGCGGCAGACAGGATCCGCAAGGCGTACCGCGACTGTTTCCGGCAGATTGGCGTAAGCCACGCGACCATCTCGGCAGGAATAGTCTTCGCTGATATGCGCGAGCCGCTCCGAGATGTCATTGCCGCAGCGCACCGCGTACTGGATGACATGGCCAAGGCTCATGCCGGACGCAATGCCTTCGCCATCCTCTTGATGAAACATAGCGGAAGCTCAGCAGTCATGGCAAAGAAATGGGAGGAAGAAAAACAAGACGGGTCGATCATAGAGTGGGTCGACGAGATATACAGCCTTGCCGACGACATTCGACGCGAGGACATATCTACAAGCCTGCTTTATGCACTGAAGAACCTACTCGATGCGTTCGTGCCGGAACGAGGTCTCGCGCCCTCGTGTAACGATGAACACTCGCTTGTGCAGTTCGTTGCCAGCGAGTACCTTCGTAACCGTCTGCTGCCATGGCCCGAGGGAACCACACCTGAAGCGAAGCGGCAGCGGGCCGAGCAACAAGCGCGACGTCTCCTTGCCGTCGCTGCAGTGCCGGGCAGTACGATGCGTCTTAACATGGATGGCCCCATCATTGCTCGATTCCTGAGCGGAAGGCGGGAGGTCTCATAG
- the cas6 gene encoding CRISPR system precrRNA processing endoribonuclease RAMP protein Cas6 — MLACFEFSMRCVRFGVFPGPGGEQLHGLVFDLLREVDAGWAGELHAFHIKPFSIDWLRCLADGDASTAGEASNLSGEVRDGNQVRRIGLGTDTLVEGRDYCFHVFSLSYPMYRALQEITRRWSGRAVQIGMARFDGTTACENTRLTTDYARLMKLAADAIERWNRRIAFSFVTPTSFRRRGEQVLFPLPELVLGSLLTRWNALAPEPWPRDLVREADLQSSMFVTRYRLRTEAVRFAEFMLLGFVGDVSYTVRPGVPAELLWALATLSRYSFYAGIGYRTTMGMGRARGGPQ, encoded by the coding sequence ATGCTTGCATGCTTTGAGTTTTCGATGCGGTGCGTGAGGTTCGGGGTTTTCCCAGGCCCAGGCGGAGAGCAGTTGCACGGGCTCGTTTTCGACCTCCTTCGTGAGGTCGACGCAGGGTGGGCGGGTGAATTGCACGCGTTCCACATCAAGCCGTTCAGCATAGACTGGCTACGGTGCTTGGCTGATGGGGATGCGAGCACCGCAGGAGAAGCGTCGAACTTGTCCGGGGAGGTAAGGGATGGCAACCAGGTACGGCGTATAGGGCTCGGGACAGACACGCTCGTGGAGGGCAGGGACTACTGCTTCCATGTCTTCTCGCTTTCCTACCCCATGTACCGTGCGCTCCAGGAAATCACGCGACGATGGTCCGGCCGCGCGGTGCAGATTGGGATGGCACGCTTCGACGGAACGACAGCCTGCGAGAATACTCGTCTCACCACCGACTACGCCCGCCTGATGAAGCTTGCCGCTGACGCAATCGAGAGGTGGAACCGCAGGATCGCGTTCTCGTTTGTCACCCCGACCAGCTTTCGCCGACGCGGCGAGCAAGTGCTCTTTCCCTTACCTGAGCTGGTGCTGGGAAGTCTCCTTACCCGGTGGAACGCCCTCGCGCCGGAGCCGTGGCCGCGGGACCTTGTAAGGGAAGCGGACCTCCAGTCGAGCATGTTTGTTACCCGCTATCGGTTACGTACCGAGGCGGTCAGGTTCGCTGAGTTCATGTTGCTCGGTTTCGTCGGAGACGTATCCTACACCGTCAGACCGGGTGTGCCAGCAGAGTTGCTGTGGGCACTTGCTACGCTTAGTCGCTACTCTTTCTATGCTGGTATCGGGTACCGGACTACCATGGGGATGGGCAGGGCACGGGGCGGACCGCAATGA
- the cas1 gene encoding CRISPR-associated endonuclease Cas1 encodes MTRHKAVKPQSADDNEEDTSDYLPISAVAELVYCPRSFYYRMVQGAVDENAALIEGRLQEEKRAGRRQVLAEGRTQVRSVRLVSRRLGLVGIADAVDEGDRIAPVEFKKGNMGHHLSHDIQVCLQAMALEEMHDIVVPIGYVYYAGSRTRREVIIDDDLRALAIRAVEDARRILESREIPLPAPGARCDGCSLRDRCLPLETSHLSRRSRLPDTPSPDHADHHLADRLDDVARSATLAHPVPSGNLGRILYIDVPGAHLRCDGQRFAVCAGDKVLREVPAINVDEILMCGRVNWTAPAMHLALSRGVPITIMTRTGRLLGRTVPPLSKNGALRYAQYQHLSNDRVQLALARQIVAAKIANMRTVLMRYRRSMVGRSPIAPDAPHEGEATARTVLGVPRIPLKTDAETKDGPHAVARAESFTAGADKAVSATSAFTQASIPVAALLADVDQCIDRLRNASSDAEAAESLDSLRGVEGNAARVYFHGLAAFLRPPHQPNQQDDRKLPVSDAVRAFTFTCRNRRPPRDPVNAMLSFGYAMLCNTVLCSIDAVGLDPYIGFYHIAKYARPSLALDLMEEFRACLVDTLVLTLVNKGMVTGEDFDVDQGACYLARRGRAIFVAAYQARMQQEITHPIFDYRVSYRRIIELQARLLAKHVSGELERYYPFLVR; translated from the coding sequence GTGACAAGACACAAGGCTGTGAAGCCGCAAAGCGCTGACGACAACGAGGAAGACACTTCTGACTACCTGCCGATCTCGGCCGTTGCCGAGCTAGTCTACTGTCCGCGCAGCTTTTACTATCGCATGGTTCAGGGCGCTGTGGACGAGAATGCTGCTCTCATCGAAGGCAGGTTACAGGAGGAGAAGCGCGCTGGGCGTCGCCAGGTGCTTGCCGAAGGCCGAACCCAGGTGCGCTCGGTCCGCCTGGTGTCAAGGCGCCTTGGCCTTGTGGGGATAGCGGATGCTGTTGACGAGGGCGATCGCATCGCTCCTGTGGAGTTCAAGAAGGGGAACATGGGTCACCACCTTTCGCATGACATTCAGGTGTGCCTTCAAGCCATGGCACTGGAGGAAATGCATGATATCGTGGTGCCAATCGGCTATGTCTACTATGCCGGGTCGCGCACGCGCCGCGAGGTGATCATCGATGACGACCTTCGTGCCCTGGCCATCCGTGCTGTCGAAGACGCACGCCGCATCCTTGAGAGCAGAGAGATACCGCTTCCGGCACCGGGCGCCCGCTGCGACGGATGCAGCCTGAGAGATCGGTGCCTGCCTCTTGAAACGTCGCATCTGAGTCGGCGGTCCAGGTTACCGGATACCCCATCGCCGGACCATGCGGATCATCACCTAGCGGATCGCCTGGATGACGTCGCCCGCTCGGCGACCCTGGCTCATCCCGTCCCCTCAGGGAATCTCGGTAGAATCCTCTACATAGATGTCCCAGGCGCGCACCTTCGCTGCGACGGTCAGCGGTTTGCGGTCTGCGCAGGAGACAAGGTCCTGAGAGAAGTCCCAGCGATCAACGTAGACGAGATTCTCATGTGTGGCCGTGTGAACTGGACTGCGCCCGCCATGCACCTCGCGTTGAGCCGGGGTGTGCCCATTACCATCATGACCAGAACCGGGCGCCTTCTGGGCCGAACGGTTCCGCCTCTCTCGAAGAACGGTGCTCTGCGGTATGCGCAATACCAGCACCTCAGCAATGACCGCGTTCAACTTGCTCTTGCGCGCCAGATCGTTGCGGCGAAGATTGCCAACATGAGAACCGTCCTGATGCGCTACAGGCGGTCGATGGTCGGCAGGTCACCTATTGCTCCGGACGCACCGCATGAAGGGGAAGCCACTGCGCGGACGGTCCTCGGGGTGCCCCGTATACCCCTGAAGACCGATGCGGAGACCAAGGACGGGCCCCACGCCGTAGCCCGAGCTGAGTCGTTCACGGCAGGTGCCGATAAGGCCGTGTCCGCAACATCAGCATTCACGCAGGCATCAATACCTGTGGCCGCGCTGCTTGCAGACGTTGATCAATGCATAGACAGGCTGCGCAACGCCAGTTCCGATGCCGAGGCGGCAGAGTCCCTGGATAGTCTTCGCGGCGTCGAAGGCAACGCTGCCCGTGTTTACTTTCACGGCCTGGCGGCGTTTCTCCGGCCGCCCCATCAGCCCAATCAGCAAGACGACCGCAAGCTTCCCGTGTCGGACGCGGTCAGGGCCTTCACGTTCACCTGCCGGAACCGCCGCCCGCCGCGGGATCCGGTCAATGCCATGCTCAGCTTCGGCTACGCAATGCTCTGTAACACGGTCCTGTGTTCCATCGATGCGGTTGGGCTCGACCCTTACATCGGGTTCTATCACATCGCGAAGTATGCGCGGCCCAGTCTCGCCCTCGACCTGATGGAGGAGTTCCGTGCATGCCTCGTGGATACACTCGTTCTAACCCTTGTCAATAAGGGGATGGTGACGGGCGAGGATTTCGACGTCGACCAAGGAGCGTGCTATCTTGCTCGACGTGGCCGTGCAATCTTCGTCGCTGCATACCAGGCACGGATGCAGCAGGAGATCACGCACCCCATCTTCGACTATCGCGTTTCGTACCGTCGCATAATCGAGCTTCAGGCAAGACTACTGGCGAAGCACGTATCCGGCGAACTTGAACGGTACTACCCCTTCCTTGTCAGATAG
- a CDS encoding WYL domain-containing protein yields the protein MKAARKRIGNAISIRPAVSGRDLRPASSLGCRAAGAERLAGYYRSDADDQASRATDKVWRAVTYMCRVWVRGVVSREELISLGLRTRRDRGGTLSRRTIERDLNWLVREGILEESGEDADQTYYRLGPRIASDSGLSCEELARLLGYLEVRMQTSPHRTFLRSAYARIDWNSALRRDRSMYDKLVSMVEAQSEYCIIQGRLPQMDVQETKLLRDVETAIRERRKLSFVYEPRRRQSMVRWEPPDTPGGLEPGPDPAANDNGNGNAPANADAGADAGEPEIVSPLGIIYYWVLDAWYLVSVADSESRWMRRALPLPSCGEGPHRNLQLWRLDRIKSLSVTDIPFTYPQDFDLHALFADRWGLQGGDRMHVRVRFYNDFNVVSRMRAETAHRRNRVLREEPDGTWIYEDDIVGFDDFRMWLRSFGASAEVLGPERLRAAMRESALKMLERYSAPGGAGAGRSEADEAGAGG from the coding sequence GTGAAGGCTGCCAGAAAGCGCATTGGGAACGCAATCAGCATCAGACCAGCTGTCTCAGGCCGGGACCTGCGCCCGGCGTCTTCTTTGGGGTGTCGCGCTGCAGGAGCCGAAAGGCTGGCGGGTTACTACCGCTCCGACGCTGACGATCAGGCCAGCCGCGCCACAGACAAGGTCTGGCGGGCCGTAACCTACATGTGTCGTGTCTGGGTCCGCGGCGTCGTGAGCAGAGAAGAGCTCATTAGTCTGGGTCTCAGAACGAGGAGAGACCGGGGTGGCACGCTCTCCCGGCGCACCATCGAACGCGACCTGAACTGGCTCGTGCGGGAGGGTATTCTTGAGGAGTCCGGGGAGGACGCGGACCAGACTTACTACAGGCTGGGCCCGCGCATCGCGTCTGATTCCGGCCTGTCATGCGAGGAACTGGCGCGTCTTCTGGGGTACCTCGAAGTCAGGATGCAAACGAGCCCGCACCGCACGTTCCTGCGATCGGCATATGCCAGGATCGATTGGAACTCGGCGCTTCGCCGCGACCGGAGCATGTACGACAAGCTGGTGTCCATGGTGGAGGCCCAATCCGAGTACTGCATCATTCAGGGACGGCTGCCCCAAATGGACGTTCAGGAGACGAAGCTCTTGCGAGACGTGGAGACCGCCATCCGGGAGAGACGCAAGTTGTCCTTTGTATACGAGCCTCGGAGGAGGCAGAGCATGGTGAGGTGGGAGCCGCCGGACACGCCTGGCGGGCTGGAGCCGGGGCCCGACCCCGCCGCCAACGACAACGGCAACGGCAACGCCCCCGCCAACGCCGACGCCGGGGCCGATGCCGGAGAACCCGAGATCGTGTCCCCGCTCGGCATCATCTACTACTGGGTGCTCGATGCGTGGTACCTCGTGTCCGTAGCGGACTCCGAGAGCAGGTGGATGCGGCGTGCCCTCCCGCTTCCGTCGTGCGGCGAGGGGCCCCACAGGAACCTGCAGCTATGGAGGCTCGACCGCATAAAATCTCTCTCGGTCACTGACATCCCGTTTACTTACCCGCAGGACTTTGACCTCCACGCGTTGTTTGCCGACAGGTGGGGGCTCCAGGGCGGCGACAGGATGCACGTACGCGTGCGCTTCTACAATGACTTCAACGTGGTGAGCCGGATGCGCGCTGAGACAGCGCACCGCCGAAACAGGGTTCTACGCGAGGAGCCCGATGGAACCTGGATCTACGAGGACGACATCGTTGGGTTCGACGACTTTCGGATGTGGCTGCGGAGCTTCGGGGCTTCGGCCGAAGTGCTCGGGCCGGAGCGTCTGCGGGCGGCCATGCGCGAGAGCGCGCTGAAGATGCTTGAGCGGTATAGCGCACCTGGCGGCGCTGGCGCCGGGCGGTCCGAGGCGGACGAAGCCGGGGCCGGAGGCTGA
- the cmr5 gene encoding type III-B CRISPR module-associated protein Cmr5, which yields MPQLLEQKRAEYALTCVNRVRGNPDLSKKYKIYVHSLPAMVQVNGLGQALAQIMSDSRKADDGPAARQVINDLKTWLVDKRRLYEPPSDGSILQALVTGDRAAYLRAYEETIALCNWLKKLTDAYVT from the coding sequence ATGCCGCAGTTGCTTGAGCAAAAGAGGGCCGAGTACGCTCTCACGTGTGTCAACCGAGTTAGGGGCAATCCGGACTTGTCGAAGAAGTACAAGATCTACGTGCACAGCCTGCCGGCCATGGTTCAGGTAAACGGCCTCGGACAGGCGCTGGCGCAGATTATGAGCGACTCTCGCAAGGCAGACGATGGTCCGGCAGCCCGCCAGGTCATAAATGATCTGAAGACGTGGCTAGTCGATAAACGGAGGCTGTACGAACCCCCGAGCGACGGGAGTATCCTGCAGGCTCTTGTGACTGGAGATCGCGCTGCATACCTCAGGGCATACGAAGAGACGATTGCCCTGTGTAACTGGCTTAAGAAGCTGACTGACGCTTACGTTACATAG
- the cmr6 gene encoding type III-B CRISPR module RAMP protein Cmr6, producing the protein MALPLYLGENATLQSLAGNQPTPNLGLVYEKFVDVWPPEYDSRPKAGTRDGFLRFFQHHQADASLLEAYWRRVETLVARVGGIMLEGATAERLVSGLGSHHPLETGFIWHRTLGVPYLPGSSLKGLLSAYARESRGGYGMLGEERALELFGDQEQHGVGRLVVLDVLPVSPCRLELDIVNPHFGPYYREGEPPADVWAPSPVKFLVVPRGVRFRFAVLGRHGYADPRDLSDAENLLIGALTFLGIGAKTGVGYGLFRDLTRVEDIACGAPRPEQPGETAQAPERTKRANEGEGHARPAPSASELNHDEAIKLFQSLDGLSEDEQVRVAMRLYEYWNTTGEWAEWTKHKDRDSEKHKKKYRRVARVTEILARAGKP; encoded by the coding sequence ATGGCCCTTCCGTTGTACCTGGGGGAAAACGCCACCTTGCAGAGCCTGGCAGGCAACCAACCCACGCCTAACCTGGGCCTGGTTTACGAGAAGTTCGTTGATGTCTGGCCTCCTGAATACGATTCGCGGCCTAAAGCCGGAACGCGCGATGGTTTTCTGAGATTCTTCCAGCATCATCAGGCGGACGCAAGTCTCCTGGAAGCTTACTGGAGGCGTGTTGAGACTCTTGTGGCCAGGGTAGGAGGAATTATGCTGGAAGGAGCCACCGCCGAGCGACTTGTGAGCGGACTCGGCAGTCACCATCCTCTCGAGACGGGTTTCATTTGGCACCGGACTCTTGGTGTTCCATATCTACCCGGCTCATCACTCAAAGGGCTTCTCTCAGCCTATGCGAGAGAGAGTCGCGGAGGCTACGGGATGCTGGGAGAAGAGCGTGCGCTCGAGCTGTTTGGAGACCAGGAGCAACACGGAGTGGGCCGTCTGGTGGTATTGGACGTTCTGCCGGTGTCACCGTGTCGTCTGGAGCTAGACATCGTAAACCCACACTTCGGCCCGTACTATCGGGAAGGAGAACCGCCGGCCGACGTGTGGGCGCCTTCTCCTGTGAAGTTCCTGGTCGTTCCCAGAGGAGTCAGATTCCGGTTTGCCGTGTTGGGTCGACATGGCTACGCCGATCCCAGGGATCTGAGTGATGCCGAGAATCTCCTCATTGGCGCGCTCACCTTCCTCGGTATAGGCGCCAAGACTGGAGTAGGCTATGGGTTGTTCAGGGACCTAACCAGAGTTGAGGACATCGCGTGCGGTGCACCAAGACCAGAACAGCCAGGGGAAACGGCACAGGCACCGGAAAGGACGAAAAGAGCGAACGAAGGAGAAGGCCATGCCCGACCGGCCCCGTCGGCGTCCGAACTCAACCATGATGAAGCGATCAAGCTGTTCCAGTCCCTGGATGGCTTGTCTGAAGACGAGCAGGTCAGGGTTGCAATGCGTCTCTACGAGTACTGGAATACGACCGGCGAATGGGCAGAGTGGACCAAGCACAAGGATCGAGATTCGGAAAAACACAAGAAGAAATATCGGCGCGTCGCTAGGGTAACGGAGATTCTGGCAAGAGCTGGCAAGCCGTGA